The Cenarchaeum symbiont of Oopsacas minuta DNA segment AATGATGCAATGTTAAAAAACCAAGCAGAGTGGAAAAAACGTGTTAGATATGGTCAACGTTGGATAATTGAGGTAGTGTTTTCTGCATTTAAGAGATTCTGTCATGTCAAGAAAATGGGATCACATTGTGCAAGAGCTTCGATTAAAAGTATGGGTCTACAACATGTTTTGTGATGCTGGTTTGAGTACACCTTGATGAGAAAACGCGTATCTATCTGACTATTGTTCTTATTTTGTACCGTATTGTTTGTTTTCATTGGATTATTGTACTCTGGTGACACATTTTTGCTGGTATGAGTTAAGGCGATCAAAAGTTGTGCAACTAAGTAGATATTGAACAGAACCTACAGTATAAAAATCCCAAAAAAGAGTTTATTGTTTTTGGAAAATGTTTGAAAAAGATCCTAAATGGCTCACATGATGCTGTAAACATTCGTGATAAATCAAATGTTATAAAAAAACTCGAGCGTCGTTTATCGTCTCTTGTATCCAAAAAATATACAGAAAAGAATTGTATCAGATTTGTCAAACGTCTAAAGCGTGAACAAGACATGCTTTTCACGTTCTTGAAGACTGGAACTGATTCACATAACAATACTGCCGAGAAGCCAAACGTGGTAATACGAAAGATTACAAACGGTCATCGAACAGATGATGGTGCTACATCTAGTCTGTTGCATAAGCTTCCTAGTATTGAAAATGTCAGGATGTGATTTGGGTACAAAAACTCGAGGTATGCAACTAAGTACGCTACATCACACAAGATATTGATGAGTGTAAAGAGACATGTAGACAACGAAATCTAAACTTTCATGACTATATATCTTGAGGATGGTACTTCAAAACTCTAGACAGTTACAACATTTGTAATTGAAGGGCAACGAGTTTGGTTTGAGCGTGGAGACTAAGGTTTAAATCCTCAAATTGCAAAGGTTGTGCATGAGTGAATCAGAAAGTTGGGGCAGAGAAGATACGGTTGCAGCTATAGAATTTGATAAATGGTTAACAGATACAGAAGGGAAAAAAGAACCCATATACTACTATGATGACTTCGGTGAATTAGTAGGTGCAATAGATGAAGCAATTAATTAATTTTTGGAATTTTGGACATTATCCCGATTTTTTTAATAGCATAAAAGATTTAAGTGGACTACAAGTATGGCAATTAATTAAACATATTCAGACAATGCGAACAACTTCGTCTGTTGACAGCTTTAAACAGAAATCTAATTGTCCCACTCTTGATGTGAAAC contains these protein-coding regions:
- a CDS encoding Transposase; the protein is MKKILNGSHDAVNIRDKSNVIKKLERRLSSLVSKKYTEKNCIRFVKRLKREQDMLFTFLKTGTDSHNNTAEKPNVVIRKITNGHRTDDGATSSLLHKLPSIENVRM